Proteins from a single region of Manis javanica isolate MJ-LG chromosome 5, MJ_LKY, whole genome shotgun sequence:
- the LOC118967429 gene encoding endogenous retrovirus group K member 11 Pol protein isoform X2 — MPIPWLTEEAVWVPQWPLSSEKLEAAHCLVQEQLQVGHLEPSVSPWNTPIFVIRKKSGSWRLLHDLRAVNAQMRMLGPVQRGLPLLSALPKEWKVLIIDIKDCFFSIPLSSKDRERFAFTLPAINHEQPDARFQWKVLPQGMANSPTICQLYVQRALDPIRKTYPTLKIIHYMDDILLCSPQPAEIEEAYIDLTRSLENWRLNIASEKVQKSSVSKFLGATIYTDVICPQKLEIRHNQLRNLNDFQKLLGDINWLRPYLKIPTTELTPLFKTLEGDPQLTSPRSLTPEALQAIRKVEQALMTAQLNRVHSNEPFELCVLPTPELPTAVLWQHGPLIWIHPQASQARTIEYYPAAVAKLALRGVKTSMTHFGEAPAKIITPYSVEQIQVLCAMNDDWAILAYSFSGTFDNHFPKHPLINFAKNHLLVFPRVTSLTPLPHGKTVYTDGSKTGTGAYVHDGKVVTKGYTPDTPQIVECRIVLEVLQIFPEPLNIVSDSCYVVNAVKSLEVAGLIKASSPVATLFKQIQSALLHRQSPLYITHIRAHSGLPGSMTQGNHLADLATRNIAFPLLDPITTASKFHTQFHVTAETLRKRFSITRAEARNIVLSCQHCCSFLPTPHVGINPRGIRPLQVWQMDVTHISSFGKLKYVHVSVDTCSGVIFASPLSGEKASHVIQHCLEAWSAWGLPQILKTDNGPAYTSTKFAQFCHHMGIKHITGLPYNPQGQGIVERANRTLKSYLLKQKGGIEDIPPTPKTAIALALFTINFLNLDAQGHTAADRHNQWPKDPQELVKWKDVLSNQWKGPDPIIIRSRGAVCVFPQGEENPFWIPERLTRKVLNKGDDFAIPPDPAPDTGDPDSGSIEMGNPVCLS, encoded by the coding sequence atgcccataccttggctcacagaggaggccgtatgggttcctcagtggcccctatcctctgaaaaattagaagcagctcattgcttagtgcaagagcagctccaagtgggacacctagaaccctctgtgtccccatggaacacacccatatttgtaatcaggaaaaagtcaggatcatggaggttgcttcatgatctgagagcagtaaatgctcaaatgagaatgcttggacctgtacaacggggactgccactcctctctgccttacccaaagaatggaaagtgctcataatagatattaaagattgtttcttttctatacctctaagctccaaggacagggaaagatttgcttttactttgccagctattaaccatgaacaacccgatgccagatttcagtggaaggtcctccctcaaggaatggcaaatagccccaccatatgtcaactgtacgttcagcgagcgctagacccaattcgtaagacctatcccacgctaaagatcatccattacatggatgacatccttctttgctccccacaaccagcggaaatagaagaagcatatatagatctcactagatccctagaaaattggagactgaatatagcaagcgagaaggtccaaaaatctagtgttagcaaattcctaggagcaaccatttacacagatgtaatttgcccccaaaagcttgagataagacataatcaattgcgaaatttgaatgacttccaaaaactcctaggggatattaattggttgcgcccatacttaaagatacccaccactgaattgactccactatttaaaaccctagaaggagacccacaactaacgtcaccgcgctccctcacacctgaggcattacaagccattcgcaaagtagaacaggctttgatgacagcacaattaaatagagtgcattcgaatgaaccctttgagttgtgtgtgcttcccaccccagagctgccaacagcagttttatggcagcacggcccactgatctggatccatccccaagcctctcaggctaggacaatagagtactatccagcagccgtggccaaacttgctttgagaggagtaaaaacctccatgacacatttcggagaggctccagctaaaattataaccccttacagcgtagaacagatacaagtattatgcgctatgaacgatgattgggccatacttgcttacagtttctcaggaacctttgataatcatttccctaaacatcccctcatcaacttcgccaaaaatcatctcctagtatttcctcgggtcactagcctaaccccgctgcctcatggaaaaacagtttacacggacgggtctaagacaggcacaggtgcctatgtccatgatggcaaagttgtgacaaaaggctacacgcctgacactccacaaatagtggaatgtcgcatagtcttagaggtcctacaaatctttcctgaacctttaaatattgtgtctgactcctgttatgtagttaatgcagtcaaatctctagaagtggccgggctaatcaaagcgtccagcccagtagccactttgttcaaacagatacaatcagcactacttcataggcaatctcctttgtatataactcatatcagagcacattcaggccttcccgggtctatgacccaaggcaaccacctggcagacctcgcaaccagaaatatagcttttcccctgctagaccctatcaccacagcttcaaaattccatacacaatttcatgtcactgccgaaacactgcgcaagcggtttagcataaccagggccgaagctaggaacattgtccttagctgccaacattgctgcagcttccttcccacacctcatgttgggatcaaccccagaggtattaggcctttacaagtttggcaaatggatgtgacgcatatttcgtcttttgggaaactgaaatatgtacatgtatccgtggatacttgttcaggagtcatctttgcctccccattgtcaggagagaaagcttcccatgtcatccagcactgccttgaggcttggagcgcatgggggttaccacagattctgaaaacagacaatggcccagcctatacctctacaaaatttgctcaattttgtcatcacatggggataaaacatatcactggccttccctacaacccacagggtcaagggattgtggaacgcgcgaaccgcacgctgaaatcctatttacttaaacaaaaagggggaattgaagatataccccccacaccaaaaactgccatagccctagcacttttcactataaattttttgaatctggatgctcaaggccatacagcagcggatcgccataatcagtggccaaaagacccacaagaactagtaaaatggaaggacgtgttatctaaccaatggaagggcccggatccaatcataatcagatccaggggagctgtgtgtgttttcccccagggtgaagaaaatcccttctggatcccggagcgcctaacgaggaaagtcctaaacaaaggagatgacttcgctatacctcctgaccctgctcctgacactggagaccccgactcagggagtattgagatggggaatcctgtctgcctttcctaa